A genomic region of Anas acuta chromosome 25, bAnaAcu1.1, whole genome shotgun sequence contains the following coding sequences:
- the PHB1 gene encoding prohibitin 1, whose amino-acid sequence MAAKVFESLGKFGLGLAVAGGVVNSALYNVDAGHRAVIFDRFRGVQDTVVGEGTHFLIPWVQKPIIFDCRSRPRNIPVITGSKDLQNVNITLRILFRPVTAQLPRIFTSIGEDYDERVLPSITTEILKSVVARFDAGELITQRELVSRQVSEDLTERAATFGLILDDVSLTHLTFGKEFTEAVEMKQVAQQEAERARFIVEKAEQQKKAAVISAEGDSKAAELIANSLATAGDGLIELRKLEAAEDIAYQLSRSRNITYLPSGQSVLLQLPQ is encoded by the exons ATGGCTGCAAAAGTGTTTGAAAGCCTTGGGAAATTTGGCCTGGGATTGGCTGTTGCAGGTGGAGTAGTTAATTCTGCTCTTTACAATG TTGATGCAGGCCACAGAGCCGTTATCTTTGACCGATTCCGTGGGGTCCAGGACACAGTAGTAGGAGAAGGTACCCACTTCCTCATCCCCTGGGTACAGAAACCAATCATTTTTGATTGCCGTTCTCGCCCTCGTAACATACCTGTCATCACTGGCAGCAAAG ATCTGCAGAATGTGAACATCACATTACGTATTCTGTTTAGACCAGTGACTGCCCAGTTACCCCGGATTTTCACAAGTATTGGAGAGGACTATGATGAGCGTGTTCTGCCGTCAATCACAACTGAAATCCTGAAGTCTGTTGTG GCTCGCTTTGATGCTGGAGAATTGATCACTCAGAGAGAGCTGGTCTCCAGGCAAGTGAGTGAAGACCTCACAGAGAGAGCAGCAACTTTTGGCCTCATTCTGGATGATGTATCCTTG ACACATCTGACCTTTGGCAAGGAGTTCACTGAGGCGGTTGAAATGAAGCAAGTGGCCCAGCAGGAAGCAGAACGAGCCAGATTTATTGTGGAAAAG GctgagcagcagaagaaagcagctgtCATCTCTGCTGAGGGAGACTCAAAAGCAGCTGAGCTGATTGCCAATTCACTGGCCACTGCAGGTGATGGATTGATTGAACTACGCAAGCTGGAGGCAGCTGAAGACATTGCTTATCAGCTCTCACGGTCCCGCAACATCACCTACCTGCCTTCCGGACAGTctgtgctcctccagctgccacaGTGA